Proteins encoded together in one Onychomys torridus chromosome 1, mOncTor1.1, whole genome shotgun sequence window:
- the Ccdc89 gene encoding coiled-coil domain-containing protein 89, which translates to MPQDGKTLRMDTPPPDQLIGKQNENLKNQDEELGFKEMDGLREALANLRGLSEDEKGEKAMLRSRIQEQSQLICILKRRSDEALERCQILELLNAELEEKRMQEMEKMRTQSEHVQKLEGRFMTLAANHELMIRFKDEHKNENLKLKEENEKLKQENSSLFSQALKDQEAKILQLTAHNKALAEELEVLKQKCAHDASQAQAREKELLGLQNQQACAHAKETEQLLSQLQSLKQQHRQATEQMAKDQEAHNSLSQELQARLQTVAREKEELLQLSMERGKVLQNKQAEIRQLEEKLETAAMAKKHALERFEQEAVAVDSNLRVRELQRRVDGIQKAYDELRLQSEAFKKHSLDLLSKERELNAKLRHLFP; encoded by the coding sequence ATGCCTCAGGACGGGAAGACGCTTAGGATGGACACCCCACCCCCTGACCAGCTCATAGGAAAGCAAAACGAAAACCTGAAAAACCAGGATGAAGAATTGGGGTTTAAGGAAATGGACGGTCTCAGAGAAGCTTTGGCCAACCTTAGGGGACTGTCTGAAGACGAGAAGGGCGAGAAGGCAATGCTCCGCTCCCGCATCCAAGAGCAATCCCAGCTCATCTGCATCCTGAAACGCAGATCCGACGAGGCTCTGGAACGGTGCCAGATACTGGAACTGCTCAACGCTGAACTGGAGGAGAAGAGGATGcaggagatggagaagatgagGACCCAGAGTGAGCACGTCCAAAAGCTGGAGGGTCGCTTTATGACCCTGGCAGCCAACCACGAGCTGATGATCCGCTTCAAGGATGAGCACAAGAATGAAAACCTCAAGCTGAAGGAGGAGAatgagaagctgaagcaggagaatagcAGCCTCTTCAGTCAGGCTCTGAAAGACCAGGAGGCCAAGATACTGCAGCTCACTGCCCACAACAAGGCCCTGGCAGAGGAACTGGAGGTCTTGAAACAGAAATGTGCTCACGATGCCAGCCAGGCACAGGCCCGAGAGAAGGAACTGCTGGGTCTGCAGAACCAGCAGGCCTGTGCCCATGCCAAGGAGACCGAGCAGCTGCTCAGCCAGCTGCAGAGCCTCAAGCAGCAACACCGGCAGGCCACCGAACAGATGGCGAAGGACCAGGAGGCGCATAACAGCCTGAGCCAGGAGCTGCAGGCTAGGCTGCAAACTGTCGCACGTGAGAAAGAGGAGCTGCTGCAGCTGTCCATGGAGAGAGGCAAGGTGCTGCAGAACAAACAGGCGGAGATCCGCCAGCTGGAGGAAAAGTTGGAGACAGCGGCCATGGCCAAGAAGCATGCACTAGAACGTTTTGAGCAGGAGGCAGTGGCGGTTGACAGCAACTTGAGAGTTCGCGAGCTTCAGCGTAGGGTAGATGGGATCCAAAAGGCTTATGACGAGCTGCGTCTTCAATCAGAAGCCTTCAAAAAGCACAGCCTGGATCTTTTAAGCAAGGAGAGAGAGCTTAATGCCAAACTCCGCCATCTCTTTCCATAA